Proteins encoded together in one Impatiens glandulifera chromosome 1, dImpGla2.1, whole genome shotgun sequence window:
- the LOC124920115 gene encoding importin subunit alpha-9, giving the protein MADSEGLTHRREPIKSSVGNVAAHRRRQHAVTVGKERRDALVRAKRLCRGGVSNDMDIPIESEEMMIEEEQSVLEAKTASAVEELKFSISYQGKGALQKKVTSLRELRRLLSKSEYPPVEAALSSGAIPLLVQCLSFGSPDEQLLEAAWCLTNIAAGQPEETKALLPSLPLLIAHLGEKSSSHVIEQCAWAIGNVAGEGELRKVLLSQGALPPLARMMLPDKGSTVRTAAWALSNLIKGPDPKAATELIRVDGVLDALLRHLRKADEDLATEVAWVVTYLSALSDVAASMLVKSDILQLLVERLTTTNSLQLLIPVLRSLGNLVAGDARTTTLILIPGQGITENTVVALTKCLKSEHRVLKKEAAWVLSNIAAGSIEHKQLIYSSEAVQALLRLLLTAPFDIKKEVAYVLGNLCVAPSDGGTGRPNLIMEHLIFLVSKGCLPGFIDLVRSADLEAAKLGLQFLELVLRGMPNGEGQKLVENEDGIDSMERFHFHENDELRNMANELLDKYFGDDYGLDDE; this is encoded by the exons ATGGCGGATTCTGAAGGATTAACTCATAGAAGAGAACCAATCAAGTCATCAG TTGGTAATGTTGCTGCACATCGAAGACGGCAGCATGCTGTGACTGTGGGAAAAGAGAGGAGAGATGCATTGGTACGAGCAAAACGTTTATGTAGAGGTGGAGTTAGTAATGATATGGATATTCCTATTGAGAGTGAAGAAATGATGATAGAAGAAGAACAATCAGTTCTAGAGGCTAAGACTGCTTCAGCAGTGGAAGAACTAAAGTTTTCTATTTCCTATCA GGGGAAAGGAGCATTGCAGAAAAAGGTGACTTCGCTTCGTGAATTAAGGCGTTTATTGTCAAAATCTGAATATCCCCCTGTTGAAGCTGCTCTGAGTAGCGGTGCCATACCTTTACTTGTGCAGTGTCTTTCATTTGGCTCTCCAGATGAACAG TTGCTGGAAGCAGCTTGGTGCCTTACCAACATAGCGGCAGGTCAACCAGAAGAAACTAAAGCTTTGTTGCCTTCATTGCCATTGCTTATTGCTCATCTTGGAG AAAAGAGTTCCTCGCATGTTATAGAACAATGTGCATGGGCGATTGGGAACGTTGCTGGTGAGGGGGAGCTCAGAAAGGTTCTGCTATCACAAGGAGCCTTACCACCTCTTGCAAGAATGATGCTGCCAGATAAGGGTTCTACCGTGAGAACAGCTGCATGGGCTCTTTCAAACTTAATCAAG GGTCCTGATCCTAAAGCTGCAACAGAACTAATTAGGGTGGATGGGGTGCTTGATGCACTCCTTCGTCACTTGAGAAAAGC GGATGAGGATCTGGCAACTGAAGTGGCTTGGGTTGTTACCTATCTTTCAGCTCTTTCAGATGTTGCTGCAAGCATGTTAGTCAAAAGTGATATCCTCCAACTACTCGTTGAAAGATTGACTACGACAAATAGCTTGCAGTTACTGATTCCA GTGCTGCGTAGTCTTGGTAATCTTGTGGCTGGTGATGCTCGTACAACAACACTTATTCTCATTCCTGGACAGGGAATCACAG AAAATACAGTAGTTGCGTTAACTAAATGTCTGAAAAGTGAGCATCGTGTTCTTAAGAAG GAAGCAGCTTGGGTGCTGTCAAACATTGCAGCCGGTTCAATTGaacataaacaattaatatattcaagTGAAGCTGTTCAAGCGTTGTTACGACTTCTTTTGACAGCACCTTTTGATATAAAGAAGGAAGTTGCATATGTTCTTGGTAATCTCTGTGTTGCACCTTCAGATGGTGGTACAGGAAGGCCAAATTTGATTATGGAACACTTGATCTTTCTAGTTTCCAAAGGTTGTCTTCCAGGTTTCATTGATCTGGTTAGATCTGCTGATCTAGAGGCTGCTAAATTAGGTCTCCAGTTCTTGGAGCTG GTTTTAAGGGGTATGCCAAATGGTGAGGGTCAAAAATTGGTTGAGAATGAAGATGGAATTGATTCAATGGAAAGATTCCATTTTCATGAGAACGATGAACTCAGAAACATGGCTAATGAGTTACTCGATAAGTATTTTGGAGATGACTATGGCCTCGACGATGAATAG
- the LOC124914989 gene encoding lipid phosphate phosphatase gamma: MATIPLKAVTLTHVRYQKGDQIGYFLAWISLVPVFISLGGFVSHIAFRRELQVMFFAIGLLISQFINEFIKTSVQQARPETCILLETCDSHGWPSSHSQYMFFFAIYFSLLSYFRIGVLTRNQLCLALFVVWPLAILTLYSRVYLGYHTVAQVFAGAGLGFFLGGAWFWVVNTFLKCHFPAIEESLFGRWFYVKDTSHIQNVLKFEYDNARSARNHVSYKRRSD; encoded by the coding sequence ATGGCAACCATTCCTCTTAAGGCCGTAACTCTAACCCACGTACGTTACCAGAAAGGGGATCAGATAGGCTATTTCTTAGCATGGATTTCTCTAGTCCCAGTTTTCATCAGTCTCGGAGGATTCGTTTCTCATATAGCCTTCCGACGCGAACTACAAGTTATGTTCTTCGCAATTGGTCTATTGATCTCTCAATTCATCAACGAATTCATCAAGACATCCGTTCAACAAGCACGCCCAGAAACCTGTATTCTTCTCGAGACTTGTGATTCTCATGGCTGGCCTTCAAGTCATTCTCAATATATGTTCTTCTTCGCCATTTATTTCTCTCTGTTATCTTATTTCCGAATTGGTGTTCTAACTAGAAATCAACTCTGTCTTGCCCTTTTTGTCGTTTGGCCTTTGGCTATCCTCACTTTGTATTCTCGTGTCTATCTGGGTTATCATACGGTTGCTCAAGTCTTTGCCGGTGCTGGGCTAGGGTTTTTTCTTGGAGGAGCCTGGTTCTGGGTTGTCAATACTTTTCTAAAATGTCATTTTCCAGCAATTGAGGAAAGTTTGTTTGGGAGATGGTTCTATGTTAAGGATACTTCACATATACAAAATGTCTTGAAGTTTGAGTACGATAATGCACGGTCTGCTAGAAACCATGTTTCTTACAAGCGACGatctgattga